A window of Clostridioides sp. ES-S-0010-02 genomic DNA:
TATTACTTATACTTCCAAGTTCTGCTATTACTTTTTTTATATCTTCTAGTGATGAATTAGTGGCATTTATTTTATAAAAATTTTTATTGCTTTTTTCTGCGACAATTTCTGCTACAGTAGTTTTTCCAACACCTGGTGGACCAAAAAATATCATATTTGGCAAAAAATTAGTCTGTAATATCTTAGACAGTATTTTTCCATTACCAATTATATGACTTTGACCTATTACATCATTCATTGTTTTTGGTCTTATTTTATCTGCTAAAGGCATATTCCCACTCCTATTCAAAAAAATATTTCATGATTATTATCCCAATAATCCGTCTAAAAAAGGTATCTATTTGAAATAGATACCTTTTCTAATCACAATCTATAAAATTTAGATTATTGATTGTTTTTTAATTTTTTTAATTCATCTGTAAGTTTATCATTAAGTATTCTTATATGAGTTCCTTTCATACCTAATGATCTTGATTCTATCACACCTGCACTTTCAAATTTTCTAAGTGCATTTACTATAACTGACCTAGTTATACCAACTCTATCAGCTATTTTACTTGCTACAAGTAAGCCTTCTTTACCGTCTAATTCAGCAAAAATATGTTCAACTGCTTCAAGCTCGGAGTAGGACAGAGTGCCTATTGCCATTTGAACTACAGCTTTTTTTCTCATTTCTTCTTCTAATTCTTCACCTATTGCTCTTAATATCTCAAGACCAACAACAGTTGCACTGTATTCAGCTATCACTAAATCATCATCATTAAATGACATTGAATATCTTGAAAGTACTAATGTTCCAAGTCTTTGTCCACTTCCTAATATTGGTACTACAGTAGTATATTTTTGTAATCTTCCTTGTTCTTCAGGGAAAATCTCTAATATCTTCTCACCATTTAAGTTTTCTAGTGTCTCATCAATTTTTAATAAGTTTTGAGTATATTCTTCTGAGAATTTTTTTTGCTTAGTATATTCGTCTTCTATAACTGAGCTATCTTCAATATCATTTAAATGAAGCCCTAGAACTTTACCTTTTGCACTTACTACATAAACATTAGAATTTAATACATCTCCTAATGCTCCGGCCAGTAAATCAAAAGAGACACTGCTTCCACCACTTGTTTGTAATGTTTTATTTATTTTTCTTGTTTTTTGTAATACTTCACTTGCCATTTAATCATCTCCTCATGAAATTTAGGCCTTTTAATAACCTTTATATTTTCTAATATTATTCTCACTTTTAATGAAAATTTATTTTTATATTAGTTGTTCACACTTGAAAGATTATCATAGTTTGGAACCTTTTTCAAGATAATTATGTGATTTTTTTCAATTTTCACTCTTTTCCGTCATTATGCTCTTTTGACTCTTTGTTACATTCTTTATTGGAGCATACTGTTTTCGTTTCAGATTTAGTCACTTTTTCAACCATATATGAACCACACTTTTCACAAAACTCTCCTGTTGGCTTATTCCAAGCTACAAAGTCACAGTTTGGATAATTAGAACATCCATAAAAAGCTTTCCCTCTTTTGGATTTTCTAAGGATAATTTCTCCTTCTTCACATTTTGGACATTTAACACCAATTTTATTCATAATTGGTCTAGTCGTTTTGCAATCAGGATAGTTTTTACAAGCCATAAACTTTCCAAACCTACCATATTTTATAACCATATTAGAGCCACAGTTTTCACAGATTTCATCAGTTTCTTCATCCATATTTATTTTTTCTATATTCTCAAGTGCTTCTTCAATGGCTTCTTTAAGTGGTGCATATGCTTCAGATACAATTTCTTTCCAATCTGTATTTCCCTCTTCTATGACATCAAGCTTACTTTCCATATCAGCAGTAAAATCTACATCTATAAATTTATGAAAATTATTTTCTAAAATATCAGTAACTATTATTCCAAGTTCTGTTGGGCATAGACTTGTGCCTTGCTTTTCAACATATTCTCTATTTAATATAGTAGCTATTGTTGGAGCATACGTACTTGGTCTACCAATTCCCAGTTCTTCCAATGTTTTTACCAAACTGGCTTCTGTATATCTTGCTGGTGGTTGTGTAAAATGTTGGTCTGGCAATATATTTTCTATACTTAATATATCTCCTTTTTCTATACTTGGTAGAATCTTATCTTCTCTTTCTGAAAAATTGTATACCTTAGTATATCCATCAAATTTCATTTTTGAACCAGTGGCTTTAAATACAATATCTCCAGCCTTACATTCTACATTTAGTATATCGAATACTGAATCCTCCATTTGACTTGCTATAAATCTTCTCCAAATTAAATTATACAGCTTATATTGGTCTTTACTCAATGAAGCTTTTATGCTATCAGGAGTTCTATCAACGGAAGTTGGTCTTATTGCCTCATGTGCATCTTGAACCTTTTTAGTGTCTGGTTTTTCTTTTTTTTCTACAGGGTTTTTATAATAATTTTCACCTAAGTCACTTATTATATAATTCTTAGCTTTTTCTTTTGCTTCATCAGATATTCTCTTAGAATCAGTTCTTATATATGATATAAGACCAACAGTGCCTTCACCTTCTATATCTATACCTTCATATAGTTCTTGCGCTATCATCATTGTTTTTTTAGTAGTAAAAAACAACTTATTTGCACCTTCTTGTTGAAGCATACTTGTTGTAAATGGTTTTGGAGCTGATTTACGTCTTGATTTAGATTCTATCTTTTCAACTTTTAAATCCTTTCCTTCCATTTCTTTTAGTATTTCATTAACAGCATCTTCATTTTCTAATTCAATTTTTTCATCGTTCTTGCCATAAAATTTTAAAGTTATATCTTTATCTTTTGCTGTCTTTGCTTCAACATCTATTGTCCAATATTCTTTTGGAATAAACGCTTTTATCTCTTTTTCTCTATCACAAATTAATTTTGTTGTTACTGATTGTACTCTACCTGCACTAAGACCTTTTCTAACCTTTTGCCATAATATAGGGCTTATTTGATATCCTAAAAGTCTATCCAATACTCTTCTAGCTTGTTGTGCATCTACTAAGTTTATATCAATATTTCTAGGATGCTTAATTGCTTTTTTAATTGCATCTTTAGTTATTTCATTAAACTCAATTCTACAATC
This region includes:
- the codY gene encoding GTP-sensing pleiotropic transcriptional regulator CodY — protein: MASEVLQKTRKINKTLQTSGGSSVSFDLLAGALGDVLNSNVYVVSAKGKVLGLHLNDIEDSSVIEDEYTKQKKFSEEYTQNLLKIDETLENLNGEKILEIFPEEQGRLQKYTTVVPILGSGQRLGTLVLSRYSMSFNDDDLVIAEYSATVVGLEILRAIGEELEEEMRKKAVVQMAIGTLSYSELEAVEHIFAELDGKEGLLVASKIADRVGITRSVIVNALRKFESAGVIESRSLGMKGTHIRILNDKLTDELKKLKNNQ
- the topA gene encoding type I DNA topoisomerase, producing MAKTLVIVESPAKAKTIEKFLGKSHYTVKASVGHVRDLPKSKLGVDIENNFEPQYINIRGKGDVIKELKKEAKKSKQVYLATDPDREGEAISWHLAHILNLDESDDCRIEFNEITKDAIKKAIKHPRNIDINLVDAQQARRVLDRLLGYQISPILWQKVRKGLSAGRVQSVTTKLICDREKEIKAFIPKEYWTIDVEAKTAKDKDITLKFYGKNDEKIELENEDAVNEILKEMEGKDLKVEKIESKSRRKSAPKPFTTSMLQQEGANKLFFTTKKTMMIAQELYEGIDIEGEGTVGLISYIRTDSKRISDEAKEKAKNYIISDLGENYYKNPVEKKEKPDTKKVQDAHEAIRPTSVDRTPDSIKASLSKDQYKLYNLIWRRFIASQMEDSVFDILNVECKAGDIVFKATGSKMKFDGYTKVYNFSEREDKILPSIEKGDILSIENILPDQHFTQPPARYTEASLVKTLEELGIGRPSTYAPTIATILNREYVEKQGTSLCPTELGIIVTDILENNFHKFIDVDFTADMESKLDVIEEGNTDWKEIVSEAYAPLKEAIEEALENIEKINMDEETDEICENCGSNMVIKYGRFGKFMACKNYPDCKTTRPIMNKIGVKCPKCEEGEIILRKSKRGKAFYGCSNYPNCDFVAWNKPTGEFCEKCGSYMVEKVTKSETKTVCSNKECNKESKEHNDGKE